Below is a genomic region from Caulobacter rhizosphaerae.
ACGCCCCGGCCGGAGAACGGCCCCGACAAGGCGAACACCGTCCCGCCCTCGGCCAGTTCCTGGCAGACCCGCGCGCCTTTCAGGTCGAAGGCCTCCAGCATGCGCCGCAGTTCGGCCTCGTCGATCACGGCGTCGCGGCGCGAGCGCACGGTGATCTCGGCGAAGTTCTTCTGCGGCATGTGGCGGTCCAGCCAGCGGGCGGCGCTCAGCACCACCAGCGACAGCGCCGTGCCGCCGATCGCCAGCTCGTACAGGCCGACCCCGAACAGGGTGCCGATCGCCGAGGTGATCCACAGCGACGCGGCCGTGGTCAGGCCGTGCACCGAGGCGCCCTGCTGGAAGATCACCCCGCCGCACAGGAAGCCGACGCCGGTCAGGATGCCGTGGGCCATGCGGACGGGATCGATGCGCACGACTTCGTTCGGCGCGCCCTCCAGCCAGGTGATCTGGTGCACGGCCGCCAGCATCAGCAGGGCCGAGGCCAGGGCGACCAGCATGTGGGTGCGCAGGCCGGCCGGCCGGGCCCGGTACTCCCGCTCGAACCCGATCGCCCCGCCGGCCGCCAGGGCGCCGAGGATGGGCAGGGCCAGTTGCAGGGGCGCGTCCATGCGGGAGGAACGGATGAAGGGGAGCCGCGATCCCTTTCGCCTTGCGAGACAAGGGGTCGAAGAACGCAAAAGCCGCGCCCAGCGGTCAGGCTGGGCGCGGCTTCAACATTTGAGAGACCCCTCATCCGGCCCTTCGTCCCACCTTCTCCCGCAAGGGGAGAAGGAAAGTGGATCTAGCCCAGCTTGGCGGCGTCCTCGTCGCTGATCTCTTCGTTGGAATAGACGTCCTGGACGTCGTCGTCCTCGTTGAGCGCGTCGAGCAGCTTCATCAGGGTGGCCACGGCGTCGCCGGTGACCGGGACCTGGCTCTTGGGGCGCCAGGCGATCTTGGTGTTGCTGGCCACGCCGAACTTGGCCTCCAGGGCGGCGGCCACGTCGTTGAGGTCCTCGAAGGCGGTGTAGACCGTGTGGCCCTCGCCCTCCTCGTCCATGTCCGACACCACGTCGTCGGCGCCGGCCTCGATGGCGGCCTCCATCATGTCGTCTTCCGACGCGGCCTTGGCCGGATAGCTGATCTGGCCGACGCGGTCATAGTTGAAGGTCACCGAGCCGGTGGCCCCCATGTTGCCGCCCATCTTGGTGAAGTAGGAGCGGACATTGGCGGCGGCGCGGTTCCTGTTGTCGGTCAGCACCTCGACGATGATTCCGACGCCGCCGGCGGCGACGCCTTCGTAGCGGATCTCGGTGTAGTCGGCGGCGTCGCCCATCTGCGACTTCTTGATCGCGCGGTCGATGACGTCCTTGGGCAGGCTCTCGGCCTTGGCGTTGTTCACCGCCAGGCGCAGGCGCGGGTTCATGTTCGGGTCGGGCAGGCCCGCCTTGGCCGCCACGGTGATCTCCCGCGACAGCTTGGAGAACAGCTTGGACCGCGCGGCGTCGGCGCGGCCCTTGCGGTGCATGATGTTCTTGAATTTCGAGTGGCCGGCCATTCGGGGGGCTCTTCTCTGGTCTGCGAATGAAAGGTAGGGCGCGCTTCTAGCCCTTGGCGCCCCATATTGTCATCCTCCAAGCTTAGACTGTCGCGCTGGAGGCGCTTGATGACCCCGTCCGATTTCCTGTCCGAACCGTTCGACCCGGCTCGCCTGGGGGCCCTGGAGGCGCAGGACCAGGACGCGATTCATGCGGCGGGCAGGTCCTCGGCCCTGGCGACGGGCGCCGCGGCGGCCGGCGCCCTGTCGACCGGCGCCGCCGCGCTGGCCGGCCTGGCGGTGGGAGCCTTGGCGGTGGGAGCCCTGGCCATCGGCGCCCTGGCCATCGGTCGCCTGTCGATCGGCCGGGCGCGGATCCGCCGGCTGGAGATCGACGAACTGATCGTCCATCGCGTGTCGCCGAGAAAAAAGCTGCGCTAGGCGACCTCCGTTAACAGCCTTGATCCGCAGCCCCAATATGAAAGCTTTGTCGCGACTTCTTCGTCACCGCCGCAACCTATTGTAGCTTGCCCCATAGACACCTCTGGGGAGGGCGACATGGATTTTGTCTCTTGGCTTCTAACTCTGATCGGAATTGGCAGTGACCGCACGATGCATCAAAGCAGTCAGCGTGCTGAAGCGGCGCGATTGAATGCGGAGGTCGCGGGAGAAGCAGGGCGAGTTTTGGACATTATAGCGGCAGCTACACCACGCCTCACACGACGCTGCACCCAGCTATGCGGCGAAGATGCAGAAGATTGCATCAAAATATCAAACTTTTTGACAGAACAACGTGATGCCGCAAATCAAATAATCAAGATGACCGAGGGCATTAAAAAGAAAATAGAGGAAACAAACAGCTTTACCAACTGGAATAGGATAATTTCTGAACTTCATTCTTGGCGAGCGAATGCAACCCGAATAGTCCCGTGGGTTCAAGATATCGTGGATAGATTTGATACTGTCCTGCATGAAGCCGGTGCGAGGTAGCGTCGCCTAAGCCCCCAGCAGGAGACTCCTGCTAGGGGCTTCAGGTTTCAAATCTCCTACGCCACCTTCAGCACGACATCCACATTGCCGCGCGTGGCCTTCGAGTAGGGGCAGACCTCGTGCGCCGCGTGCAGCAGCTTCTCGGCCGTCTCGCGGTCCAGGTCCGGCGCGTTCAGGGTCAGGCGCACGCCGACGTGGAAGCTGGTGTCGTCCTTGATCAGGTCGACCTCGCTGTCCAGGCTGTGCTCGCCCAGCTTGACCCCCTGGTTGCGGGCCACCAGGCCCAGGGCGCCCAGGAAGCAGGCGCTGTAGCCGGCCGCGAACAGTTGCTCGGGATTGGTCCCATTCCCGTCGCCGCCCATCGACTTGGGATAGGCCAGCTTGACGTCCAGATGGCCGTCGTCGGACTTGGCCGTGCCCTGCCGGCCGCCGACGGCGTGGGCATGGGCGGTGTAGATGGCGTCGGTCATGGGGAGGGCTCCTTGCTCCAGGTCCGCAAGACTTGGACCCCCTGTCCCGCGCGCGCAAGGCCGCCCGCTTCCGGATTTACAGATGTAATAGATAACTGCTACGCTTGCGCCACCGAGGTCGCCGGCTGGCGCCTTGGGCCGGACACGCGACGGAAGGGGAACAGTGGGTCAGATGCAGTCCATCCGAACGGTCGTCCTGGCGCTTGTGCTGATGCTG
It encodes:
- a CDS encoding MgtC/SapB family protein — translated: MDAPLQLALPILGALAAGGAIGFEREYRARPAGLRTHMLVALASALLMLAAVHQITWLEGAPNEVVRIDPVRMAHGILTGVGFLCGGVIFQQGASVHGLTTAASLWITSAIGTLFGVGLYELAIGGTALSLVVLSAARWLDRHMPQKNFAEITVRSRRDAVIDEAELRRMLEAFDLKGARVCQELAEGGTVFALSGPFSGRGVLRLDELSAALRADPRVLEFAILPRKD
- a CDS encoding YebC/PmpR family DNA-binding transcriptional regulator, producing MAGHSKFKNIMHRKGRADAARSKLFSKLSREITVAAKAGLPDPNMNPRLRLAVNNAKAESLPKDVIDRAIKKSQMGDAADYTEIRYEGVAAGGVGIIVEVLTDNRNRAAANVRSYFTKMGGNMGATGSVTFNYDRVGQISYPAKAASEDDMMEAAIEAGADDVVSDMDEEGEGHTVYTAFEDLNDVAAALEAKFGVASNTKIAWRPKSQVPVTGDAVATLMKLLDALNEDDDVQDVYSNEEISDEDAAKLG
- a CDS encoding organic hydroperoxide resistance protein, translating into MTDAIYTAHAHAVGGRQGTAKSDDGHLDVKLAYPKSMGGDGNGTNPEQLFAAGYSACFLGALGLVARNQGVKLGEHSLDSEVDLIKDDTSFHVGVRLTLNAPDLDRETAEKLLHAAHEVCPYSKATRGNVDVVLKVA